From the Lathyrus oleraceus cultivar Zhongwan6 chromosome 4, CAAS_Psat_ZW6_1.0, whole genome shotgun sequence genome, one window contains:
- the LOC127137048 gene encoding uncharacterized protein LOC127137048, whose product MPSYDKFLKEILSNKKKLEDDETVMLTAECSAIIQNNTPFKLKDPGSFSIPCVIESYIIDKALCDLVASVGLIPLSTCEKINLEELRPTKISLQLADRSVKFPIVMLENILIRIGQFYIPTDFVIMDIKEDSYIPIILGRPFLATVGAIIDVKKGKLTFKVGEEKIEFLLAKFLQAPTIDDSCCFLDVINECVKEMENEPSKYIEVLKIPIPYIFADDKLCEPYVDDSLRECLTLTPNIIPCPKKSSIELKTLPKDLRYEFLDTELERPVIVNTDL is encoded by the coding sequence ATGCCTTCATATGATAAGTTTCTTAAAGAGATTCTATCCAACAAGAAAAAACTTGAGGATGATGAAACGGTTATGCTTACTGCCGAGTGTAGCGCTATTATTCAAAACAACACGCCTTTTaaactaaaagacccaggtagtttttCCATACCATGTGTAATCGAAAGTTATATCATAGATAAAGCTCTATGCGATTTAGTAGCCAGTGTTGGTTTAATTCCCTTATCCACATGCGAAAAAATCAATCTAGAAGAATTAAGACCAACAAAGATTTCTTTACAACTAGCTGATCGTTCTGTTAAATTTCCAATAGTTATGCTAGAGAACATTCTCATTCGTATCGgacaattctatattcctacAGACTTTGTAATAATGGATATAAAGGAAGATTCCTACATCCCTATTATTTTAGGAAGACCTTTTTTAGCCACAGTCGGAGCCATCATAGATGTGAAGAAAGGAAAGCTAACATTCAAAGTTGGAGAAGAAAAAATTGAATTTCTCTTAGCTAAATTCCTACAAGCACCAACTATAGATGACTCATGTTGTTTCCTAGACGTCATCAATGAATGTGTGAAAGAAATGGAGAATGAACCATCTAAGTATATTGAAGTACTAAAGATTCCAATACCTTATATATTTGCAGATGATAAATTGTGTGAGCCATACGTAGATGACAGTCTAAGAGAATGTCTAACACTAACACCAAATATAATACCATGCCCAAAGAAATCTTCAATAGAACTCAAAACACTACCCAAAGATCTAAGGTATGAATTCCTAGATACCGAGCTTGAacgaccagtaatagtcaacACTGACTTATGA